A genomic window from Glycine soja cultivar W05 chromosome 10, ASM419377v2, whole genome shotgun sequence includes:
- the LOC114369970 gene encoding uncharacterized protein LOC114369970, which translates to MMDETEELEPLFDYSRVQPLNPIDLDDDLDDYEDVICVDSKKRKISQAVGNEKTNGKRVTVVDIEDDDWLPPPPKIASNAQKTIDEDSTLKKLRLKKQELASFAESAKELLKDVEESSKLEIDNSLQSSVVGVDEKSTEHSERAKIVVSVQDKDGTKQIRMFMDDKFERIVKTYAEKIKCNLKQIVLSFDGDKISSSETPASLGMEDDDIIEVHVKSS; encoded by the exons ATGATG GACGAAACCGAAGAATTAGAACCGTTGTTTGATTACAGCCGGGTTCAGCCTCTGAACCCCATCGACCTCGATG ATGATCTTGATGATTACGAGGATGTGATTTGCGTTGATAgtaaaaagaggaagatttcCCAGGCT GTTGGGAATGAGAAGACTAATGGGAAAAGAGTAACAGTGGTGGACATTGAGGATGATGATTGGTTACCTCCTCCACCAAAGATCGCAAGTAATGCACAGAAGACGATTGACGAGGATTCAACTTTGAAAAAATTGAG ATTAAAGAAGCAGGAACTTGCATCGTTTGCCGAATCAGCAAAAGAATTGTTAAAAGATGTCGAAGAGTCTTCAAAATTGGAAATTGATAATTCATTGCAGTCTTCCGTGGTTGGTGTAGATGAGAAAAGTACAGAGCATTCTGAAAGAGCAAAGATTGTTGTTTCCGTTCAGGACAAGGATGGAACAAAGCAGATTCGTATGTTCATG gATGACAAGTTTGAAAGGATTGTCAAAACATATGCAGAGAAAATCAAGTGTAACCTGAAACAGATAGTATTGTCCTTTGATGGTGATAAAATAAGTTCGTCTGAAACCCCTGCTAGCCTTGGGATGGAAGACGATGATATTATTGAAGTTCATGTCAAATCAAGTTGA